Below is a genomic region from Tepidiforma bonchosmolovskayae.
ATCATCACCGAGCGCGGCGGCCGCACCTGCCACGCTGCGATCGTCAGCCGCGAACTCGGCATTCCGTGTGTCGTGGGCGTCGCGGGGGCCACCCGCCTCGAGGTCGGCCGCGAGGTCACCGTAGACGGGTCGGCCGGGCGGATCTACGACGGCCGCGCGGAAGCCCGCCTCGCGTGGTACGAACGCCAGAAAGAGCGGTACGCCCGGGCCGCTGCCCTCAAGACGACCACAAAGCTTTATGTCAATCTGGCCGAGCCCGAGCTCGCCGAGGTGGTGGCAAAGCGCCACGTCGACGGCGTCGGCCTTCTGCGCGCCGAATTTATCGTTGCGCAGATCGGCAAGCACCCGCGGCAGTTCATCGAAGAGGGACAGCCGGAGGAGTACACGCGCCGGCTCGAAGAGGGCATCAAGGAGTTCTGCCGGGCCTTCAATCCCCGGCCGGTGGTGTACCGGCTCACGGACTTCAAGACGAACGAGTATGCCAACCTCGAGGGTGGGGCAAAGTACGAGCCCACGGAAGAAAACCCCATGATCGGCTACCGCGGTGCGAGCCGTTACATCCGCGAGCCGGACATCTTCCGCCTGGAGCTCGAAGCGATTAAAGGCGTCCGGAAGGAGTACAAGAACCTCTACGTGATGGTGCCGTTTGTCCGGACGCCGGACGAGCTCCGCGCAGTCAAGCAGCTGATGTCCGAGCAGGGGCTCGTCCGCAGCGACGACTTTAAGCTCTGGATGATGGTCGAGGTCCCATCGAATGTCCTCATCCTCGACCGCTTTATCGATGTCGGCATCGACGGCATCTCGATCGGATCGAATGACCTGACACAGCTCGTGCTCGGCATCGACCGCGATAGCGAGGCGCTGGCCGACATCTTCGACGAACGGAACGAAGCCGTCATGGCGGCAATCCAGACCGCCGTCACCGTCGCCCGCCGGCGCGGTATCACGGCCTCGATCTGCGGCCAGGCGCCAAGCGTCTACCCCGAGGTGACCGAGAAGCTCGTCGAGTGGGGCGCAACCAGCGTCAGCGTGAGCCCGGACATGATCGACCAGACGCGGGAGATCATCGCCAACGCCGAAGCGAAGCTGGGACGCGCCCCCGCGCACTAAACGGACGCCTGGAACTCCCGGGCCTCCCGTCGAATGGGGGCCGGGAGTTCCAGGCGATCGAGCCTCCGTCGCGATGCCCCTCCGGCCGGGCCGGCTGCCCGGCGTGGTTGGGGGCGGCGGGTTCGGACCGTACAATCCGCGCATATGGACCTCTTCGACGTCCGGCGGCGGCTCGAAGCGTTCGAGGCGACGCTCAGCCCCTACGCCGCCCGGAGCACGACCAGCCGGGGAAGGAAGCGCCCCGAACCGCCCTCCCCGCTCCGCCTCGAGTTCCAGCGCGACCGCGACCGCATCCTCCACACCAAGGCGTTCCGGCGGCTCAAGCACAAGACACAGGTGTTCATCGCGCCGGCGCAGGACCACTTCGTCACGCGGCTCACCCACACCCTTGAAGTCGCCCAGGTAGCCCGGACGATCGCCCGCGCACTGAACCTGAACGAGGACCTCGCCGAAGCCGCCGCCCTTGGTCATGACATCGGCCATGGACCCTTTGGCCACGCCGGCGAGGAGGCGCTCGCCGAATGCCTTCCCGAGGGGTTCCGGCACAACTACCAGTCGGTGCGCGTGCTCGACCGGCTGGAGAATGGCGGCCGCGGCCTGAATCTGACGTTCGAGGTGCTCGACGCGGTGGAGAAAAGCTCGAAGGCGCGCGAAGACATCTTCGCCGAGGGCTGGGGCGTCCCCGTGACCCTCGAAGGGCAGGTAGTCAAGACCGCCGACGCCATCGCCTACCTTAACCACGATATCCTCGACGCCGTTCGGGCCGGGATTATCACCGAGGACGATCTGCCGGACAGCACGAAGCGGCTGATTGGGCGCAGCCACGCCGAGCGGCTGGACACACTCATCTGCGACATCGTCGAGGCCAGCTGGGCGGCCACCGGAGCAGGCCCCGACCCGGTCATCCGCTTCAGCCCGGCCATCCACGCGGCGGCGAACGAACTCCGCGAGTTCATGTTTGAGCGGGTCTACCTCTATGACACCACCCGCAGGGAAGCTGAACGCGGCAAGCGGATCGTCCGGTTCCTGTTCGAGCACTTTGTGCGGCACCCCGAAGGGATCTCGCCGGACTACTCCCTCCCCGAGGACCCGGTGGAGCGGCGCGCCGCCGACTACGTCAGCGGGATGACGGACCGCTTTGCCATCCGGCTCGCTGCGTCCCTGGGGTGTCCTGACGCGATCGGCTGGCAGGTCTGATAACGCCGCGCGCCTTTCCCGCGCGTTTCGGTGCCAGCTGCAGCCCGCCTTGAAGGTAGGTAGAGCCGCGCCGATACTCGGGTCAGCCCGCCATGTCCAATCGATTCGGCTCCGGCCACGACGACGAGCCCGTCATTGGTGCGACCTATTCGCCACCGGATGAACCGGTCATCGGCGGATCGTATCCCCCCGACGAACCTGCGCCGCCGACCATCGGCGGGTATACCGGCGAGCCGTACTACGAAGACGACGAGTTCGCCGGGGAAGACGGTTACTGGGACGACGAATACTACGGCGACGCAGAGCCGCCAGCGCGCCAGCCGATGTTCTACGTATTCCTTTTCCTCGCCGCGGTCGTCGGCGGTGTGCTGGTGTTCCTGGTCTTCAACCTCGTGCGGGGCGGCGGGAACGGAGGCACGGCACCCGCGACGGAGTTCGCGGTCCGCATCGAATCGCCCGCCCGCGACCAGCGGCTCGAGATCAACCGCGAACACGAGGCGGTCGTCCAGGCCTCGGCCACCGAGCCGCTGCGGCGATTCGAACTGTTCGTGGGCGACCGCGTCGTCGATGCCGTCGACGTGAGCGAGGCTCCCCCGGACAACCGTTACCGCGCCACCCTCCGGTTCACGCTGCCCAGCAAGGGCACGTACGACCTCTTTGTG
It encodes:
- a CDS encoding deoxyguanosinetriphosphate triphosphohydrolase; the encoded protein is MDLFDVRRRLEAFEATLSPYAARSTTSRGRKRPEPPSPLRLEFQRDRDRILHTKAFRRLKHKTQVFIAPAQDHFVTRLTHTLEVAQVARTIARALNLNEDLAEAAALGHDIGHGPFGHAGEEALAECLPEGFRHNYQSVRVLDRLENGGRGLNLTFEVLDAVEKSSKAREDIFAEGWGVPVTLEGQVVKTADAIAYLNHDILDAVRAGIITEDDLPDSTKRLIGRSHAERLDTLICDIVEASWAATGAGPDPVIRFSPAIHAAANELREFMFERVYLYDTTRREAERGKRIVRFLFEHFVRHPEGISPDYSLPEDPVERRAADYVSGMTDRFAIRLAASLGCPDAIGWQV